The following are from one region of the Rhizobium sullae genome:
- a CDS encoding transposase: METTLEVLTTRNSGREVHRQWPDEVKAQIVSESLRPGAMVKEVAERHGLNPNHLSTWRTMARQGKLVQGIGMARDDWHLYQWGDKVEVIAPKGLQTPVNGYQRSDFKALP, from the coding sequence ATGGAGACTACATTGGAGGTTCTCACGACCAGAAATTCTGGACGTGAGGTTCACCGGCAATGGCCGGACGAGGTCAAGGCGCAGATCGTTTCGGAGAGCCTTCGGCCTGGTGCGATGGTGAAAGAAGTGGCAGAGCGGCATGGTTTGAACCCAAACCACTTGTCCACCTGGCGAACGATGGCGCGGCAGGGCAAGCTGGTTCAAGGGATCGGGATGGCTCGAGATGACTGGCATCTCTATCAATGGGGCGACAAGGTTGAGGTGATCGCGCCCAAGGGACTGCAGACCCCAGTTAATGGCTATCAAAGGTCGGATTTCAAAGCCTTGCCATGA
- a CDS encoding Ppx/GppA phosphatase family protein, with protein MEDPEGGAKPQFDGASAAVRRDGKKSRRRKGKRGDQSRNAPHAASHASSETSGEAARPMEAAAGNPARKRKRRRRSNGGQRPDGASPAIQQHEKPAPVARTDGEASSSRRNRRKHRGKRGLQGRPLAPGKAVDQPAIAAELTATAKNSAIARAPAIAKAPVIAKANGHSEPRDDGFNRSGRPPERERRDRAGEHPWPDELYAALDLGTNNCRLLIAQPTRPGQFRVVDAFSRIVRLGEGLAASGRLSSEAMDRAVDALRVCASKLKSREIRRMRLIATEACRQAANGDIFLERVVAETGLELEIIDRETEARLAVSGCSSLVGRETRSVVLFDIGGGSSEIAVIRIGESRFSRLANHITHWTSLPVGVVTLSERHGGQHVTPESFETMVSEVGGMLARFDCPEIEIAHSGDFHLIGTSGTVTTLAGVHLDLPRYDRRKVDGIWLSDDEVSAMQAKLLSWDFESRAANPCIGPDRADLVLAGCAILEAIRRRWPSPRMRVADRGLREGLLTDMMADDGVWRRHRNRRGQRAR; from the coding sequence GTGGAAGACCCCGAAGGCGGCGCAAAGCCGCAATTTGACGGGGCGTCAGCGGCAGTGCGCAGGGACGGCAAGAAATCCCGGCGCCGCAAGGGCAAACGGGGCGACCAGTCCCGCAACGCGCCTCATGCCGCTTCGCATGCCTCCTCCGAGACATCCGGAGAGGCAGCGCGCCCGATGGAAGCTGCGGCCGGGAACCCGGCCCGCAAGCGCAAACGCCGCCGCCGCAGTAACGGCGGCCAGCGCCCTGACGGCGCATCCCCAGCGATCCAGCAGCATGAAAAGCCGGCTCCAGTCGCGCGGACAGATGGTGAGGCTTCGTCCAGCCGCCGCAACCGGCGCAAGCACCGCGGAAAACGCGGCCTGCAGGGACGACCACTGGCGCCCGGCAAGGCCGTCGATCAGCCAGCGATCGCGGCCGAGCTTACTGCCACTGCCAAGAATTCCGCCATTGCGAGAGCTCCAGCGATCGCGAAAGCCCCAGTGATCGCAAAAGCCAATGGGCATTCCGAGCCTCGAGACGATGGCTTCAATCGCAGCGGCCGGCCGCCTGAACGCGAGCGCCGCGATCGCGCCGGCGAGCATCCCTGGCCGGACGAACTCTATGCCGCGCTTGACCTCGGCACGAACAACTGCCGCCTGCTCATTGCCCAACCCACCCGGCCGGGCCAGTTCCGCGTCGTCGATGCCTTTTCGCGAATCGTCCGCCTCGGCGAGGGGCTTGCTGCCAGTGGCCGCCTTTCCAGCGAGGCGATGGACCGCGCCGTCGATGCGCTGCGTGTCTGCGCCTCAAAGCTCAAGAGCCGCGAGATCCGCCGCATGCGGCTGATCGCTACCGAAGCCTGCCGTCAGGCCGCAAACGGCGACATCTTCCTGGAGCGCGTCGTGGCGGAAACCGGCCTCGAACTCGAAATCATCGACCGCGAAACCGAAGCGCGCCTTGCCGTATCCGGCTGCTCGTCACTGGTCGGCCGCGAAACACGTTCAGTCGTGCTATTCGATATCGGCGGCGGTTCCTCGGAAATCGCTGTGATCCGTATCGGCGAGAGCCGCTTCAGCCGCCTTGCCAATCACATCACCCACTGGACCTCGCTGCCGGTCGGCGTCGTCACGCTGTCCGAGCGCCATGGCGGGCAACATGTAACACCCGAGAGCTTCGAGACCATGGTGTCGGAAGTGGGCGGCATGCTTGCGCGCTTCGACTGCCCAGAAATTGAGATCGCACATTCGGGCGACTTTCACCTGATCGGCACGTCCGGCACGGTAACGACGCTGGCTGGGGTCCACCTCGACCTGCCGCGCTACGACCGCCGCAAGGTGGATGGCATCTGGCTTTCGGATGACGAGGTCTCGGCCATGCAGGCGAAGCTCCTCTCCTGGGATTTCGAAAGCCGCGCCGCCAATCCCTGCATCGGGCCGGACCGCGCCGATCTGGTGCTCGCCGGCTGCGCCATTCTGGAGGCGATCCGCCGCCGCTGGCCGAGCCCGCGCATGCGCGTTGCCGATCGCGGCTTGAGGGAAGGCCTCTTGACCGACATGATGGCGGACGACGGCGTCTGGCGGCGTCATCGAAACCGCCGCGGCCAGCGCGCAAGGTAG
- a CDS encoding mechanosensitive ion channel family protein — MFAFIRMAVAGVVIAVGVLLVSPSAFAQAVAPDAAQAEKVRRFLELVDDPQVRSWLLSANPAATASSPAAIPEGPSVSYAEFATRFRAHAADLLEGVRSFPSETGGAAAVLQRELDASQSARPIFFVLAFVAAGLAAQWSFRWISRGWRAWIASGQLLTVRDRLAAISARLLWSTCYVLAFALGSIGFFLAFEWPPLVREIVVGYLFAVMIFRLAGVAFDFLLAPSGSGNFADAQRFRVVPITDQAAAHWTRRLGYAVGWFAFGSVTVHLLVTLGFSEPARQVAAYALGIVLLILSIEAVWRRPVTLQPTDQASRFGRIGQHARNWLWTVYFTALWLLWVAGAMKLFWIAVAAAALPGAIALTRAAVDNFLQGSIPDSEEKTRPGVVSVMVERGIRAALIVGAIILLADVLDINLTSIAAQDTGALRLMRGALSAGIILLVLDLIWNVVKVLIDRKLGETESAHEAGSERERRRARIRTLLPILKNVLMILFVAVAIMMALSSLGVEIAPLIAGAGVVGVAIGFGAQTVVKDIISGMFYLLDDAFRVGEYISSGSYKGTVESFSLRSVKLRHHRGAIYIVPFSELGAVQNLSRDWVVEKLTVTVGYDTDVDKARKIIKKIGQELLVDPELAPITIEPLKMQGIDSLGDSGLILRMKFTTVPGEQFTLKRRALMMINKAFHDNDIKPAFPTVQVAGDRGQDVAAAAQQALAKHNEAIAAAST; from the coding sequence ATGTTCGCGTTCATCCGAATGGCCGTTGCCGGCGTTGTCATTGCGGTCGGCGTTCTTCTGGTTTCTCCGTCGGCCTTCGCGCAGGCGGTGGCTCCGGACGCGGCGCAGGCGGAGAAAGTTCGGCGCTTTCTCGAACTGGTCGACGATCCGCAGGTGCGATCCTGGTTGCTGAGCGCCAATCCTGCCGCCACGGCTTCGTCCCCTGCAGCAATACCGGAGGGGCCGAGCGTCTCGTATGCCGAATTCGCGACGAGGTTCCGCGCCCACGCCGCCGACCTGCTGGAGGGTGTCCGCTCGTTTCCGTCGGAAACCGGAGGTGCGGCCGCCGTCCTGCAACGCGAGCTCGACGCGAGCCAGAGCGCGCGACCGATCTTCTTCGTTCTTGCTTTCGTCGCTGCCGGTTTGGCGGCTCAATGGAGCTTCCGGTGGATCAGCAGGGGCTGGCGCGCATGGATCGCATCGGGTCAGCTTCTGACCGTGCGCGACAGGCTCGCCGCAATCTCCGCAAGACTGCTGTGGTCGACATGCTATGTGCTGGCCTTCGCCCTCGGCAGCATCGGCTTCTTCCTCGCCTTCGAATGGCCGCCGCTCGTCCGTGAGATCGTCGTCGGCTACCTGTTCGCGGTGATGATCTTCCGGCTCGCTGGCGTCGCTTTCGATTTCCTGCTTGCGCCGTCCGGATCGGGTAATTTCGCCGATGCGCAGCGTTTCCGCGTCGTCCCCATCACCGACCAGGCCGCGGCCCATTGGACGAGGCGGCTCGGCTATGCGGTGGGATGGTTCGCCTTCGGTTCGGTGACGGTGCATCTTCTCGTAACTCTCGGCTTTTCGGAACCCGCCCGGCAGGTGGCGGCATACGCGCTCGGGATTGTTCTCCTCATTCTCAGCATCGAGGCGGTTTGGCGGCGTCCGGTGACGCTCCAACCGACGGATCAGGCAAGTCGCTTCGGCCGCATCGGCCAACATGCGCGCAACTGGCTGTGGACGGTTTACTTCACCGCGCTCTGGCTTCTGTGGGTGGCAGGGGCCATGAAGCTGTTCTGGATCGCCGTCGCCGCCGCGGCACTACCCGGCGCGATTGCCCTGACACGGGCGGCGGTCGACAATTTTCTGCAGGGCAGCATCCCCGATTCGGAGGAGAAGACCAGGCCGGGTGTCGTCTCGGTCATGGTTGAACGGGGAATTCGCGCGGCGCTCATCGTCGGTGCTATCATTCTGCTGGCGGACGTCCTCGACATTAATCTGACCTCGATCGCCGCCCAGGATACCGGGGCCTTGCGGCTGATGCGCGGAGCGCTGAGTGCCGGCATTATCCTGCTTGTGCTTGACCTTATCTGGAATGTCGTGAAGGTACTGATCGACAGGAAGCTTGGTGAGACGGAATCAGCGCACGAAGCCGGCAGCGAGCGGGAGCGGCGGCGGGCCCGGATCAGAACGCTCCTGCCGATCCTGAAGAATGTCCTGATGATCCTGTTCGTCGCAGTCGCGATCATGATGGCGTTGTCGTCGCTCGGCGTCGAGATCGCGCCCCTGATCGCCGGGGCAGGGGTCGTCGGCGTCGCCATCGGCTTCGGCGCGCAGACCGTTGTCAAGGACATCATCAGCGGCATGTTCTACCTGCTCGATGATGCCTTCCGGGTTGGAGAATACATATCAAGCGGCAGCTACAAGGGCACCGTCGAGTCGTTCAGCCTAAGGTCGGTGAAGTTGCGCCATCATCGCGGCGCGATCTACATCGTTCCGTTCAGCGAGCTTGGCGCGGTCCAGAACCTCAGCCGCGACTGGGTCGTCGAAAAGCTCACGGTCACGGTCGGTTACGATACCGACGTCGACAAGGCGCGCAAGATTATCAAGAAGATCGGACAGGAACTGCTCGTCGATCCGGAACTGGCTCCGATCACCATCGAGCCCCTCAAGATGCAGGGCATCGACAGTCTCGGCGACTCGGGCCTGATCCTGCGGATGAAGTTCACGACTGTTCCTGGCGAGCAGTTCACCCTGAAGCGGCGGGCGCTGATGATGATCAACAAGGCCTTTCACGACAATGATATCAAGCCGGCCTTTCCGACGGTTCAAGTTGCAGGCGACAGGGGACAGGACGTCGCCGCGGCGGCCCAGCAGGCCTTGGCCAAACACAATGAGGCAATCGCGGCTGCGTCGACCTGA
- a CDS encoding VOC family protein — translation MLLYVTLGTNDIERARRFYDAVLPVLGYKLQRLSDEEIGYSADGDTRSRLWIVTPFNRRRATGGNGSMVALSAETRADVDAFYAAALAEGGTDDGKPGLRSYHANFYAAYVRDPDGNKLAAVCESPE, via the coding sequence ATGCTTCTCTATGTCACTCTCGGAACCAACGACATCGAACGCGCCCGGCGCTTCTATGACGCCGTGCTGCCGGTGCTCGGTTACAAGCTACAACGTCTCTCTGACGAGGAAATCGGTTACTCCGCCGACGGCGACACGCGGTCGCGCCTGTGGATCGTCACGCCATTCAATCGCCGCCGCGCCACCGGCGGCAATGGTTCCATGGTGGCACTCAGCGCCGAAACTCGCGCGGATGTCGATGCATTCTATGCGGCAGCACTTGCGGAAGGCGGTACTGATGACGGTAAGCCCGGCTTGCGCTCCTACCACGCGAATTTCTACGCCGCCTATGTCCGCGATCCCGACGGCAACAAGCTTGCCGCCGTCTGCGAAAGTCCGGAATAG
- a CDS encoding DUF2092 domain-containing protein, giving the protein MKQENISASVCVRSRRRAVGLAAAVITAGLAAAPAWSQSVIDPDADSVLRAMADQLKALKELNVEYDTDHEIVDRQGQKIQYSASGSMAISRPSGLSMTRKGPYADVQVTFDGKVVSLYGKGLNVYAQFDSPGPSIDEAVQEFRMLTGLDAVGADLLAADPYAALTDGVISGSLVGTSYVGGVECDHLAFRNDVVDWQLWISKGDQKLPMKYVITTKWVTGAPQYTLRLRDWSTNKVDAKTFSFTPPAEAKKLDAVYSDAIGDLVLESHE; this is encoded by the coding sequence ATGAAGCAAGAGAACATCAGTGCCAGTGTCTGTGTCCGATCACGGCGTCGAGCCGTCGGCCTGGCGGCTGCGGTGATCACTGCGGGCCTGGCGGCTGCGCCGGCCTGGAGCCAGAGCGTCATCGATCCCGACGCGGATTCCGTCCTGCGTGCCATGGCCGACCAGTTGAAGGCGCTCAAGGAGCTCAATGTCGAATACGACACCGATCACGAGATCGTCGACAGGCAGGGCCAGAAGATCCAGTACAGCGCCTCCGGATCCATGGCCATCTCGCGTCCCAGCGGCCTGTCGATGACGCGGAAGGGACCATATGCAGACGTTCAGGTCACCTTCGACGGCAAGGTCGTGTCGCTCTATGGGAAAGGTTTGAACGTCTACGCGCAATTTGACAGCCCCGGACCTTCAATCGACGAGGCTGTTCAGGAGTTCCGAATGCTGACAGGCCTCGATGCCGTCGGCGCCGACCTGCTGGCTGCCGATCCCTATGCCGCCCTGACCGACGGGGTAATATCGGGATCGCTTGTTGGAACCTCCTATGTCGGAGGCGTCGAATGCGACCATCTGGCGTTCCGCAACGACGTGGTCGACTGGCAGCTCTGGATCAGCAAGGGCGATCAGAAGCTGCCGATGAAATACGTGATAACCACGAAATGGGTGACCGGCGCGCCGCAGTACACGCTTCGTCTGCGCGACTGGAGCACCAACAAGGTTGATGCCAAGACGTTCTCCTTCACCCCGCCGGCGGAGGCCAAGAAGCTCGATGCAGTCTACTCCGACGCGATCGGCGACCTCGTACTGGAGTCACATGAATGA
- a CDS encoding UPF0561 family protein — protein sequence MAGKGNFPMAVRHDVENLIRRGNILYWRARVPTSFVRCRPGGRLSLSLHCSDHKKAQMIGRKLNLRLAELKTDPKEVMSTKDQLRKLFEHVLLPRCPRRPNL from the coding sequence GTGGCAGGCAAGGGCAACTTTCCCATGGCGGTCCGCCACGACGTCGAGAACCTTATTCGCCGCGGCAATATCCTTTACTGGCGCGCACGTGTTCCCACTTCATTTGTCAGGTGCCGTCCAGGCGGCCGGCTTTCACTGAGCCTTCATTGTTCCGATCATAAAAAGGCGCAGATGATTGGCCGAAAACTCAACCTGCGCCTGGCCGAACTGAAGACAGATCCGAAGGAAGTCATGTCGACGAAGGATCAGCTTCGAAAACTCTTCGAGCATGTTCTGCTCCCACGTTGTCCTCGCCGCCCTAATCTGTGA
- a CDS encoding DUF3604 domain-containing protein, protein MRPIRNQSRLYRALTIASVLVVSPAAAQTTNTDAGTLDPSSAAPGKAPGYSPYAQRNFPSRVFWGDTHLHTSASLDAGAFGTRLGFEDAYRLARGEELTASGGERVKLSRPLDFLAITDHSDNMGFFPALFAGKPEMLADPTGRRWYDLVQAGGQDGVTAALEIIDSFSRGKFPKALEFLPGSEGFRSTWDQIIAAAEKYNEPGRFTAFIGYEWTSQVPPGNNLHRVVIYRDGGDKAAQTLPFTTYPPLGSTTPEDLWKHLQAYEDKTGGRILAISHNGNLSNGWMFPTETNPATGQPLSADYAEKRAHWEPLYEVTQIKGDGEAHPYLSPTDEFAGYELWDKGNLNLSEVKKPEMLQSEYARTALQTGLQLEAKLGVNPYKFGMIGSTDSHTSLATAEEDNFFGKHTGAEPSPDRAHHEFMRNGDVFLMGWQQVASGYAGVWATENTREAIWDAMRRKEVYATTGPRMLVRFFGGWDFTDADAQSRSPAFAGYTKGVPMGGDLSAAPTGKSPTFLVAALKDPLGGNLDRIQIVKGWIDDAGARQEKVYDVVWSDDRAPGADGKLPAVGNTVDVARATWTNTIGASELIKTWTDPEFDAALRAVYYARVLEIPTPRWTAYDAVRFGIKMPAEVPMFGQERAYTSPIWYTPER, encoded by the coding sequence ATGAGGCCTATCCGTAACCAATCGCGCCTCTATCGCGCTTTGACTATCGCAAGCGTCCTCGTCGTCTCACCGGCGGCTGCGCAGACGACGAACACCGATGCCGGCACCCTCGATCCTTCGTCCGCCGCACCGGGTAAGGCGCCGGGCTATTCGCCCTACGCGCAACGCAATTTCCCGAGCCGCGTGTTCTGGGGAGACACGCATCTGCACACCAGCGCGTCGCTGGACGCAGGGGCCTTCGGCACCCGGCTCGGCTTCGAGGACGCCTACCGCTTAGCCCGCGGCGAGGAGCTGACCGCTTCCGGCGGCGAGCGGGTGAAACTGTCGCGCCCCCTCGACTTCCTGGCCATCACCGACCACTCCGACAACATGGGCTTCTTTCCGGCTCTCTTCGCCGGGAAGCCCGAAATGCTCGCAGACCCGACGGGCCGGCGGTGGTACGACCTGGTGCAAGCGGGCGGCCAGGACGGCGTTACCGCCGCCCTCGAGATCATCGACAGCTTCTCACGCGGCAAGTTTCCGAAGGCGCTGGAGTTTTTGCCGGGCTCGGAGGGGTTTCGCTCGACCTGGGATCAGATCATCGCCGCGGCGGAAAAATACAACGAGCCGGGTCGTTTCACCGCCTTCATCGGTTATGAGTGGACCTCGCAGGTGCCGCCTGGCAACAATCTTCATCGTGTCGTGATCTACCGCGACGGTGGAGACAAGGCGGCGCAGACCCTTCCTTTTACGACCTATCCTCCGCTCGGCAGTACGACCCCGGAGGATTTGTGGAAACATCTCCAGGCCTATGAAGACAAGACCGGTGGGAGGATCCTTGCCATTTCGCACAACGGCAATCTCTCAAACGGCTGGATGTTCCCGACGGAGACCAATCCCGCCACCGGTCAGCCGCTGTCGGCGGACTATGCGGAGAAGCGCGCCCATTGGGAACCGCTCTACGAGGTAACGCAGATCAAGGGCGACGGCGAGGCGCATCCCTATCTCTCGCCCACCGACGAATTCGCCGGCTACGAGCTATGGGACAAGGGCAACCTGAACCTCAGCGAAGTGAAGAAGCCGGAAATGCTGCAGAGCGAGTATGCGCGCACGGCGCTGCAGACCGGCCTTCAGCTCGAGGCGAAGCTTGGCGTCAACCCCTACAAGTTCGGCATGATCGGCTCGACCGACAGCCACACGTCCCTCGCCACCGCCGAGGAGGACAACTTCTTCGGCAAGCACACCGGCGCGGAACCGAGCCCTGATCGCGCGCATCACGAGTTCATGCGCAACGGCGACGTGTTCCTGATGGGTTGGCAGCAGGTCGCGTCCGGCTATGCCGGCGTCTGGGCGACGGAGAACACGCGCGAGGCGATCTGGGACGCCATGCGCCGCAAGGAGGTCTACGCGACCACCGGTCCGCGCATGCTGGTGCGGTTCTTCGGCGGCTGGGACTTTACCGATGCCGACGCCCAATCGCGCAGCCCAGCCTTCGCAGGCTATACCAAGGGCGTGCCGATGGGCGGCGACCTCAGTGCGGCGCCGACCGGCAAGTCCCCGACCTTCCTCGTCGCGGCGCTTAAGGATCCGCTTGGCGGCAATCTCGACCGTATCCAGATCGTCAAGGGCTGGATCGACGACGCCGGCGCACGCCAGGAGAAGGTGTACGACGTTGTCTGGTCCGATGATCGGGCACCGGGCGCCGACGGCAAGCTGCCTGCGGTCGGCAATACGGTCGACGTGGCGAGGGCCACCTGGACGAACACCATCGGCGCTTCCGAACTGATCAAGACGTGGACCGACCCGGAATTCGATGCCGCGCTGCGGGCGGTCTATTACGCCCGCGTACTTGAGATCCCGACGCCGCGCTGGACCGCTTATGACGCGGTGCGCTTCGGCATCAAGATGCCTGCCGAAGTGCCGATGTTCGGGCAGGAACGGGCCTACACTTCGCCGATCTGGTACACGCCTGAACGATAA
- a CDS encoding adenylate cyclase, giving the protein MRPAEGACREQLSRIQQSTDFRATEREHRFLDYVVDESLSGRGERIKAYSVAVEVFGRNSTFDPQNDPIVRIAASHIRRSLEHYYLTGGRADPVVLSIPKGSYIPVFSVRAPTEDTASAMAVDVYKPMRPSTSEQAGSNIPAGAVPSSQDVLAQLQRIVSSPEFRRVGRTGVFLSYLVEEALAGRGHRIKGYSIAIEVFKRPESFTQDDPVVRIEAGTLRRELERYYLVAGRNDPVRIGLPKGGYVPTFAWNEPAEPIIAEAVPRPRPLDQIAAPWWRMRWPIPTALAVVAGLVGSAYWINVRPMIDSVRMTGIPVRPTLVVAPFANLGDGPSAELYARGLAEELLTALPRFKEIKVFGRETSASLSPGVGVSQIRNELGARYLLDGSVRTSGSRIRVTVRLLDTSDGSILWSEDYENDLQTRDLFAIQMAVANKVAATVAQPYGVMAQVDSAKPPPDDRGAYECTLSFYAYRAELSVERHADVGVCLEKAVTQYPSYATAWAMLSIVYLDEERFKFNSRSEMPPPMQRALQAARRAIQLDPDNTRGLQALMTALFFNQQFAESMRIGELALATNPNDTELMAEFGTRLAMGGQWQRGAALLDQALPLNPGAAGYYHGTRALAAFMLGDYPAAVAGIRQADLQKFPLFHVVAAIIYAEAGMPEDARREGETFMQMRPDFVPNIAAELKIRNIQPGDQLRLITGIRKAGMPVPDGVEAAITDSTVVSDGH; this is encoded by the coding sequence ATGCGGCCCGCCGAAGGGGCCTGCCGCGAGCAGCTTTCGCGTATCCAGCAAAGCACCGATTTCCGCGCGACGGAACGAGAACATCGATTTCTTGACTATGTGGTCGATGAGAGCCTGTCCGGTCGAGGAGAACGGATAAAGGCATATTCAGTCGCCGTGGAAGTATTCGGGCGGAACAGCACGTTCGACCCCCAAAATGATCCGATCGTACGCATCGCTGCCAGTCACATTCGCCGGTCCTTGGAGCACTACTACCTGACTGGCGGGAGGGCAGATCCTGTTGTCCTCAGCATTCCGAAAGGTAGTTATATACCCGTGTTCTCTGTTCGGGCGCCGACGGAAGACACTGCTTCAGCCATGGCGGTGGACGTGTATAAACCGATGCGGCCATCAACAAGCGAGCAAGCTGGATCGAACATTCCGGCGGGCGCCGTCCCCAGTTCGCAAGACGTCCTCGCTCAGCTTCAGCGGATCGTCTCAAGCCCTGAATTTCGCAGGGTAGGACGCACAGGCGTCTTCCTTAGTTACCTCGTCGAGGAGGCCCTCGCCGGACGTGGACACCGGATCAAGGGCTATTCGATTGCGATCGAGGTGTTCAAGCGACCCGAGAGCTTCACCCAGGACGATCCTGTCGTGCGGATCGAGGCAGGCACGCTGCGCCGGGAACTCGAACGCTACTATCTGGTGGCTGGCCGGAACGATCCAGTCAGGATCGGCCTTCCCAAGGGCGGATACGTTCCGACGTTTGCTTGGAACGAACCTGCCGAACCCATCATCGCCGAGGCTGTGCCACGGCCCAGGCCATTGGATCAGATCGCCGCTCCTTGGTGGCGCATGAGATGGCCGATCCCGACGGCTCTCGCCGTCGTCGCCGGTCTTGTCGGATCTGCCTATTGGATCAACGTCCGACCTATGATTGATTCCGTGAGGATGACCGGCATACCGGTTCGTCCAACCTTGGTGGTCGCACCGTTCGCGAATCTTGGGGATGGACCTAGTGCCGAGCTTTATGCGCGGGGGTTGGCCGAAGAACTCCTTACTGCCCTTCCACGCTTCAAGGAGATCAAGGTGTTCGGACGTGAAACGTCGGCATCTCTCTCGCCAGGCGTTGGTGTGTCGCAAATCCGGAATGAACTCGGCGCGCGCTATCTGCTGGATGGTAGCGTGAGGACGTCTGGCAGCCGCATTCGAGTGACGGTGCGGCTTCTCGACACCTCGGACGGCTCCATCCTATGGTCCGAGGACTACGAGAACGACCTGCAGACACGTGATCTGTTCGCCATCCAGATGGCGGTCGCAAACAAGGTCGCGGCAACTGTCGCCCAACCATACGGCGTCATGGCGCAGGTCGATTCCGCAAAGCCTCCTCCCGACGATCGCGGTGCTTACGAATGCACGCTGAGCTTCTATGCCTATCGTGCCGAGCTGAGCGTCGAGCGTCATGCGGACGTCGGGGTGTGTCTCGAGAAGGCGGTGACACAGTACCCGAGCTATGCAACCGCATGGGCGATGTTGTCCATCGTCTATCTGGATGAGGAGCGGTTCAAGTTCAATTCGCGATCCGAGATGCCTCCGCCTATGCAGCGGGCGCTTCAGGCGGCGCGACGCGCAATCCAGCTCGATCCCGACAACACCCGCGGTCTTCAGGCGTTGATGACCGCATTGTTCTTCAATCAGCAATTTGCCGAGTCCATGCGCATCGGAGAGCTGGCGCTTGCGACGAACCCCAACGACACCGAACTCATGGCGGAGTTCGGAACCCGACTGGCCATGGGTGGGCAATGGCAGCGCGGCGCGGCGCTTCTGGATCAGGCCCTTCCCCTCAATCCAGGTGCTGCCGGTTACTACCATGGAACCCGCGCGCTCGCCGCCTTCATGCTGGGAGATTATCCGGCTGCGGTCGCCGGGATCAGACAGGCGGATCTGCAGAAATTCCCGCTTTTCCATGTGGTGGCGGCGATCATCTACGCCGAGGCTGGGATGCCGGAGGACGCCCGCCGGGAGGGGGAGACGTTCATGCAGATGCGGCCCGACTTCGTTCCGAACATTGCGGCCGAACTCAAGATCAGAAACATCCAGCCGGGGGATCAACTGCGCTTGATCACGGGAATACGCAAGGCGGGAATGCCGGTTCCGGATGGCGTGGAAGCCGCCATCACGGATTCGACCGTGGTGTCGGACGGCCACTGA
- a CDS encoding RlmE family RNA methyltransferase, which produces MTKAPIAGNRTGRKLGQRVKKKKLKASSRQWLQRHINDPYVQRAQLEGYRARAAFKLLEIDEKHNILKGARRIIDLGAAPGSWSQIAAKVTGSTDEDIRVAAIDFLEMAPLPGVKILQLDFLDPEAPAKLMEAVGGTPDLVMSDMAAPTTGHHRTDHLRTMHLCEVAAHFAVEVLGEGGHFLAKTFQGGTERELLNMLKQHFRQVVHVKPASSRAESVEMFLLAKGFKGRKSATDVAEA; this is translated from the coding sequence ATGACAAAGGCACCGATCGCGGGCAACCGCACCGGCCGCAAGCTCGGCCAGCGCGTCAAGAAAAAGAAGCTCAAGGCCTCATCGCGCCAGTGGCTGCAGCGCCATATCAACGATCCTTACGTGCAGCGCGCGCAGCTCGAAGGCTATCGGGCCCGCGCTGCCTTCAAGCTGCTGGAGATCGACGAGAAGCACAATATCCTCAAAGGCGCCCGCCGCATCATCGATCTCGGGGCCGCACCGGGCAGCTGGTCGCAGATCGCCGCCAAGGTGACCGGCTCGACCGACGAGGATATCCGCGTTGCGGCCATCGATTTCCTGGAAATGGCGCCGCTTCCCGGCGTGAAGATCCTGCAGCTCGATTTTCTTGATCCGGAAGCGCCGGCGAAACTGATGGAAGCGGTCGGCGGCACGCCGGACCTGGTGATGTCCGACATGGCGGCCCCCACCACCGGCCACCACCGCACCGACCATTTGCGCACGATGCATCTCTGCGAAGTGGCGGCGCACTTTGCCGTTGAGGTTCTGGGCGAGGGCGGCCATTTCCTCGCCAAGACCTTTCAGGGCGGCACGGAGCGCGAATTGCTGAACATGCTGAAACAGCATTTCCGCCAGGTTGTGCACGTCAAGCCCGCTTCCTCGCGCGCCGAATCGGTCGAGATGTTCCTGCTGGCGAAGGGCTTTAAAGGCCGCAAGTCGGCCACCGACGTTGCGGAAGCTTGA